The Treponema sp. OMZ 790 genome includes the window GACTTTATACGACGGTTTTAACGGCAATCGCAGGGATAAGCACAGCCTTGTTTTCTTATATGATGCCTAAAAAAATAAAACGCCTGATTTTTTTAATTTTAGCTGTAACGATGATAAGCCCGCCCTTTGTAACAGCCCTCAGTTATATAAACCTCTTTGGAAGGAGAGGCCTTGTTTCTTATTATCTTTTAGGTATTTCAAAAAGTCCGTACGGAATTACCGGCATTGTGCTGATGCAGTCTTTAAGTAATTTTTCTTTAGCGGCTTTAATCTTAATCGGGTTTTTAAATAATTTGGATAGATCTCAATTGGATAGTGCCCGCAACCTCGGAGCAAAGACAAACCGCCTGATTATCGATATAATTCTTCCCTTTCTTTTTCCTGCAATCAAATCGGTTATGCTCTTAACTTTTTTGCGAAGTTTGTCGGATTTCGGAACTCCTGCAATCATAGGGGGCTCTTTTAATGTGCTTGCAACCGAAAGCTATTTTGCAGTAATAGCTCAAGGCAACTTAGGTAAGGCTTCCGCAATAAATGTGCTTCTTTTAATTCCTGCAATTATTATTTTTATTCTTTATCAAAAAAGTTTTAAAAATATTTCCATCTCTTCACACGGTACGGCCACGTCAGAGATTGAAATAAAAAGGCAGGGAATTCTTTTTTATCTTATAAGCATAATTGCCGTTTTCTTTTTATTATGGATAAGCATTCAATATTCTTCTATTATATTATCCGCATTTACAAAAATGAAAAAAGGGAAAATGATTTTTACCTTTGCAAATATTTTAGAAACAAGAGATCATATCACAAGCACGGTTATAAGGAGCATAGTCTACAGTCTTATCGCTGCAGGCGGAGGCAGCATAATCGGTTTGCTAATCGCTTATTATAAGCAAATAAGAAAAATAAAGATAATGCAGGCTGTAGATTTTGCCGCAACTCTTCCCTATATAATTCCGGGAACTTTTTTCGGCCTCGGCTATTTATTGGCCTTTAATTCAAAACCCTTAATGCTTACAGGAACGGCAGCAATAGTTGTTTTAAACATACTATTTAAACAGCTTCCATTTTCTACCAAGATAGGGAATGCGGCAATGGAAGAAATAAACATCGACACTCTAAATTCGATCAGAGATTTAGGCGGTAAAAAAATAAACGAGATTACCGATGCAGTTATTCCGTTAAGCAAAAATGCACTTGGAGTTTCTTTTATAAACGGATTTACAACGACGATGACAACAATAGGCTCAATTATTTTTTTGGTATATCCGAGTCAAAAAGTTTTAACCCTTGTTATGTTCGATGTAATTCAAAGCGGGTATTATGAAATAGGTTCCGTCATTGCCTTGCTTATAATTATAATTTGTTTAATTGTAAATTTAATTTACTTTTTGGTTTTAAAGAAAAAATAAATTTAAAATGCCGGAGGTTTTATGTATCTTGAATTGAAAAACTTAACAAAAACATATAAAGAAAAAAATGCAGTAAAAAATATCAGCTTCAATCTTGAAAAAGGAAAACTCCTCTGTCTTTTAGGCCCATCCGGCTGCGGAAAAAGCACGGTGCTAAAATCGATAGGAGGTTTTTTAAAACCGGACAGCGGAAAAATAATTCTTGACGGTAAAGAAATTACAAATGAACTGCCTGAAAATCGAAATGTTTCTACGGTCTTTCAATCTTACGGACTTTTTCCTCACATGAATGTTTTATCTAATATTATTTACGGTTTAAAATTTAAAAAAATACCTAAGAGCGAGCGTATCGAAGCCGGAATGAAGATGATCAAAACAATGGGCTTATCCGGTTATGAAAAAAAACATATAAGCGAACTTTCCGGCGGGGAGCAGCAGAGGGTCGCCCTTGCACGCAGTTTGATTATAAAACCTAAACTCCTTTTGCTGGATGAACCTTTGAGTAATTTGGATGCAAAACTAAGAATCAATATGCGTAAAGAAATAAAACAAATTCAAAAAGAATTTAACATCACCACAATTTTTGTCACTCATGATCAGAGCGAAGCCTTTGAAATTGCCGACAAAATTATTTTGATGAACAATGGAGAAATTATTCAGGAAGGAACAGCCGAAGCTCTTTACAATCAGCCTGCAAACGATTTTGCTCTTGACTTTATCGGCACAAACAATAAAATAGAAAACTCATATATCAGACCCGAAAAAATAAGAGTATTTAAATCTTTACCGGAAGGAGATGATACTGAAAATTTTGAAGAGGCTCAAATTACCAATATTATCTTTAAGGGTGAAATAATTGAACTCTTTCTTAAAAACAAAGAAAAAGAATTAAAGGCCGTTGTTTTAAACAATGACTGTAATTATCAAAAAGATGAAAGAGTCTACATCAGTTATATTAAGGAGAATTTAAATTGAAGATACTTCACTGTCTTGCGCAATTACCGATGAAAACAGGAAGCGGGGTTTATTTTAGTACCCTCGTCGAAGGAATGATAAAAAAAGGACATAAAAACGCCGTTCTTTATGGAACACAGCTTCCCTTTGCCGAAAAAACTTTTAATGAATCTTTACCGGACAATTTACAAGGAAGAGTAAAAGAATATCCTGTTAAATTTTTATCCGGTTATGAACAAGAAGAAAAAACTTTTAATGAAGACTTGCCCTTTCCGATTGCAGGCATGAGCGACATAATGCCTTACACCTCAACCGTATATTCAGAAATGAGCGAGGAGATGTACCAAAAATGGATTTCGGTTTTTGAAAAAAATCTTCTCCGCATAAGAGAAGAATTTAATCCCGATGTCATCATAAGCCATCATCTTTTTATCTTAACCTCTTTGGTAAAAAAAATATTTCCCGGCAAAAAAATAATCGGCATAAGCCACGGCACGGATATAAGGCAGATTAAAAAGAATCCTTGGATAAAGACACAGTACATACAAAATTTAGATAAGCTAGATTTATATTTTACGGTAAGCCCTAAGGATATTGCCGAGGTGCAAAATATTTTTTCGGCAAACCCTGAAAAAATTAAATTGGCAGGCGGAGGCTTTAATCCGGATATTTTTAACGATAAGGATAGGCATGTTTTTGACGGAACATTCAGACTCTGCTATGCAGGAAAAATATCCGATTCAAAGGGAGTTTTTGAACTTGCAAAACCCCTTCCGCTTATTTTAAAAAAATATCCTGATACGGAATTAACCTTAGTCGGAAATGCAACGGAAGAACAAAAAGCTGTTCTTTTAAAAAATGCCGGATACAGTGAAAACTTAAAAATAGTAAATGCTTCATCGCAAATCTGTATGTGTAAAATTTTAAAACAAAACGATATTTTTATTTTGCCCTCGTACTATGAGGCTTTGGGACTTGTAGCAGTTGAAGCCTTAGCCTGCGGTCTTTTTACAGTTACAACGGAAATAGAAGGCTTAATAAACCTCCTCGGCGAAAAAATTAACACAAGCGGCCTTATAGAATTTGTAAAACTCCCACGCATTTACGATGTGGACAAGGCCTATGAAGAAGATAAACCCGCCTTTGTCGAAGCCCTGACCGAAAAAATAATGCTTCAAATGGAAAGACTTAAATCACAAAAAGATTTTTATTCTCCCCTTGCAGAAGAAATAAAAAAACATTCTTGGGACAGCATTATCGATAGAATTGAAAAAATGATAACAGCTATTTAATTCTCCTGTAGAAGCTCATATATTTTAGGTTTCACAATACACCCTGCACAGGATAGATAGGTAATATTATCTTTCTTTAGAATTGCAAATACTTTATTAATTTTTTTTATTGTCGCTATGTTTTTTGATATTTTCAGTAAAGCTTCTGCTGCGTACATACGTCCTGCAGGATTTTCTCCTATCAATATGTTTTCAAAAATTTTTGAATCTTTTAATTCTAAAAGATGCCCCATAGCTTTACGTCCATACGGAATTTCATTTGTAATTCCAATATTATAACCATAGGGTATATTATCTTCAGGGTAAAAAAGAGCATTATAGTCTTTCTGATAATCTTCAGGTAATTTAATTTTATTCGGTTTCCCGACTAAAATATTCTTTTCATATAAATATTTTTTTTCAATATTATTATCAACAAATGTATAAGAATAAGAATTATTCATGGGATCATGAATAAAAAAATTATTAAATTCCGTTTCAATATTTTTATATTTTTTAAATAAACCGGATAATCTCTCTTTTACAAAATTCTCAATCGTGATATTTACTTTATATCCTGCATTTTTATATAAAAAGTAATCAATGTTAAATCTCACATCAACTCCGTTTTTTGAAAACGAAATTTTTGAAATATTAAAACCCAAGTTGTCAGGGTCGATTTCTTTTTTTGATAATTCTTTAATATCATTTTCCGCTAAAGATTTTTTGTATATAAATTTAAAAACAGCATCGACGGCTTGTTTATTTTTTTTATCTCTATCAGCACGATTATATTTATTAAGAAGTTCTGCTGTGGAATTTTCATCATAGAACGTAACTATTTTTTCCATTAGCTTTTTATCGATTTCAAAAAAGCGTTTTTTGTCTAAGTGTTCTTTAAAATAATCGCTCCGTATTTCAGATGTTAGTTCTACTTGAAGTGTATTTTTAAAGACTTTAAAATCTTCGTTGAGTTTTTTGCCGTAAGCCCTAGCTTCATCAGTATAATATAAATAATTATGGCCTCGATTATTATAATCAATAAAAGTAAACCGGCTGTTATCTTTAAATTTTTTATAAAACTCTTTATAATTATTTTCAAAAGAAACGCTGTCATCATCTGAACTGTGAATAAGCATTATCTTTGTATTAGAATTTTCAAATCCATTAATGCAAGAGTATTTTGCATACCTTCCGAATTTGATTTTTTCTATTAACGAAAAATAAGGTATAAAAAAGTTAATCCATTTTCCAATGAAATCGGCTCCCCTATCCCTTATTATAGAGATAGAAGAATTAAAACCGGCTGCCATCACAACAGCTGCTATATCCTTATGTACATTTAAAACACTTCCAACGGAATAGCCGCCCCAACTGTGACCGAAAAGCATAATCGGTAAATTTTTAAATTCTTCATTTTCTTTTACAAACCTGATTGCATAATCAAGATCGATAATCCCCTGAGGTAAGCCTCCGGCTCCGCTTCCTTCGCTTTCATCATTTCCCGTAGCATCATAGGAAAAAATTAAATAGCCGCTTCCCGCTAAATAATCGGCAACATCCATATAAGAATTATGTCCGCCGCCGCCCAAGCCGTGAGCTATTATTATAAGCCCCTTATAATTGCTATCTTCTTTATAATATTTATACGCAGTAAGTTTTTGTCCTTTATTTGAAGTAAAAAAATATTGCTTTAGTTTCAAACCTTTAAATTCTTCTATCTGCCGTTTCATATGAGAAGCGGTTGTATACCTTTCAGAAAAAATATCTTTATACATAAAGTAAGCAATGCCCATCGGCACAATAAAAAAGATAAGCAGCACAAGAGCTGCTATCCACAAAATCAGTTTTCTTTTTCTTTTCATACAAAATACTCTTTAAGTTGATATCAGATAATTATAGATATTCTCTATCCTCACGCAATAGTGTTACAGGATTTGGCAGTTGATTTGCTTCAATATTAAGATCTTCTATTTTTTTAAATATAAGACGTCTTTTATTTTTATTCCCTATCCTTTTATAAATACTATCTTGTAACATTAAAATTGTCTGTTGTGTTATGGTTCTGTGCTCTTTTTGTGCAAGAAGATGTATTTGTGAATAAATTTCATCAGGTAAATCGTGTACTTGAAGTATAGGCATAATCCCTCCTTACCCTAAATTATACCATATTTATATATATAACACAATCTATAAAATAACCAAGATGTTATTTAAAAGAAGGCTTAAAATACTCTTCTCTTTTGTTTCCTTCATCTGCGGCCATATAGGTGAGAAGTTCCTTGTAAACTTTTTTTGCCTTTTCAAAAATTTCTGAGGCGGTTTCATTGCCGATACGGGTTGCGTATTCGGAAGCAGCTTTCGCTCCGCTTTTTTGATATGTCCTTGTAAGTTCCTTATCTTTTTTGTACTGCTCTTTGATAAGTTTATCTTCATATGAGCTCCAGAGCTTTCTTATATTCTTGCCGAATTTTTCTCGATCGAGTGCAGAAAAAACGTTGATAGCCCTCATTGTCCAATAAAAAGAATCGGGATTAAATTCTCCGTCATCTACCTTGTAAGAAGAAATTGTATCATTTATATTTCCATGGAACGGAAGGTACACCGAATGTTCGGCGTTAGCCATTGCAAGCCAAATTATACCGCCCACAGCCTTGGGAAGATTCGGCTTTAGTTGAAGAATGTGACATTCCATTGAAGTAGGATCTCCGATCGGGCGTATGTCATCCTCGACATTGGCATCCAGCTCAGTTCCCTCATAGCGGTATCTTTGTAATTCCATAACATCCTTTATAGTGATTTTTTTATCCGGTTTTCTCCAAAGAGAAAAAACATCTTGGCCATGCTCTACTTTTTTTGAAGGTGAAAGTTTATTTTGTCCGCCCCATATTCTATCTCTTTCGTAATCGCCTATCTCATCGGCATAGGTAAGGGCAACATGGAATTTTCCTTCATACTCTTCATAAAAGCCTTTTTGCTGCGGAAGAGAAATTAAATTCCTAGAAGCAATTACATCCGGGCTGTTTACATCAACATAGCCCAATAAAAAATGGTTGGGGATAACGGCATAAGAATCATCAGGAACCTTCACAGCCGCATACTGATGGCCGGATAAAATTTCCATATACCATATTTCTTTGTCATCTGCAAAGAATAAAATATTTCCTTCAGCTGATCCGTATTTATCTATTATGGAGGCTGTCCGTTCAACAGCTTCACGCGCAGTTTTTGCATAAGGGAGAACAACGGTAGTAATAGAGGCCTCAGATATTCCGCCTGAAACAAGGGGGTCGTACTTTTGGGCTGAAGCTCCGGGATTGGCCGAAACTGTAGCACTCATTGCAAGCCCGTATTCGTTAAAGCCTGCGGCATCATAGATTCCTCCGCCTTGGTCGGCATCGCAGATTGCTGTGTACTTATAACTTATTTTCGGAAGTTCCATTTTAAAACCTGACGGATCTTCAAAAATAATAGTTTCTTTATTTTCTTTACGGGGATAAACCTTAAAAAGCTTATTTTTTGCTCCTTCCAAATCTTCCGTTCTTGCTATAATGCGGCTTCCGTCTGCAGTAGCATTTTTTCCTGCAACAAAACCTGTACATGCAAAAAGAGGTGAAGTCTTTACCAACATTAATAAAACAATAAAAATAAGAGCTTTTTTCATAAATTCCTCCACAGCTTATTATAGTATGTTTTTTTATCGGTATCAAGCTTTAATCGAAGTTATCAGCAAAATATTTCTTTTACCTTTTCTTTAAATTTATTGCCGCGGTCGAATTCGTTTTTGAACATACCGAAGGAGGCAGCTCCCGGCGACAGGATTACAATGTCGCCCGCTTCTAAATTTTCTTTTAATGAAAGCAAAAGAGAATCCAAACCGTCAAAGGGGCCTTTATATTCAACCGATTTTTCTTTAAGTAAAGGAATTAAAAGATCCGTTCCTGTGCCTGCAAGAAGATAGATGCTTTTAGTCAGCTTTGCTTTTTCGGCAAGCGGAATAAAATTTAAATTTTTATTTGTTCCGCCGCAAATTAAGATCGGCGGTTTATCAAAAGCTTCTATGGCAGCGGCAGAAGCTTCAGGAATTGTTGCCGCCGTATCGTTATAAAATTTTATTCCGTTTTTTTCATAAAAGAATTCCAAGCGATGCTCAATTCCCGAATACTCGTCCATAAATTTACGGATAATCTCAGCTTGATCTTTGTTTTTCTTTTCTTTTAAATTTTCTGCCTGATGAAATTTTTGGTAAAGCAAAAGAGCGAGACCAGCATTCAAGACATTTTGTTTAAGTTTAAGCCCGGGAACTTTTGCATCTTTTGAAAGTAATAGCCTTTCTTCATCATTTAAATTGCAGACGCCTTCTTGCCGGTTATTAAAAAAAACGCCTCGGCATTCTTCAGGCAAATTTTTCTCGCTGTACCAAAAAACATTTGCTCTTGTTTCTTCTGCAAAAATTTTACCCCACCCGTCATCAAAGTTGCAGATTAGATAATCCGCTTCATCCATATTTTCATAGATGATTTTTTTGTCGGCAACATATTTTTCCATTGTGCCGTACCAATTTAAGTGATCGGGCATTATGGGCGTAATAATCGCAGCCTTTGGTTTAAGAAGACCCTTGGTTTTTAAATCGGCAAGCTGCCAGCTGGAAAGCTCAAGCACCACGGGAGTATCCTTCGAGGTTTCTTCAAAAAAACTTAAGGGGCTGACCGTAATGTTCCCGCCCAAAAAAGCATTGTACCCTAATTTTTTAAGCCCGTAATAAAGGGCGCTTACCGTGGAGGACTTTCCCTTGCTTCCGGTTACCGCCAAAACCGGAGCCTTTGAAAGAGCGAGAAAAACGGAAATATCCGATTCTACTTGTTTTGCAGCTTCCAAAAAAACATTCCCTTCAAGTTTTACACCTGGGTTTTTAATAACAAGATCGGACTCTTTAAAATCTTCTATTCTGTGTTCTCCGAGAACAAATCTTATATTTGTAAAGGAGGATAATTTTTCGATTGAAGGTCTTAGCTCTTCCGAAGTTTTTAAATCGGTTACGGTAACCTCGGCTCCGTACCGGGCAAAAAATCGGGCAGCCGCAACCCCGCCGCCGTTGAGCCCTAAGCCCATAACGGTTACTTTTTTATTCTTTATATTTTCTAAGCTTATTTGCATGACGGATATTATAACAAAAAATTTTAGGAAGTTCCAGATGATGAAGAATCGCAGTAGCAAACAATATAATAGAAAGAAACAAACCGATACTGTAGATGCCTAGGCTGTCTGCAAGGAAGCCGCAAAGAGGAGCAAGAGCTGCGACTGCCAAGGTTTTAGCTTGCGAAGCTATAGAAAGAATTCCTGCCTGATCTGACGAGTCCGAATAGTTATCGTATTGAGCGATATTTATCGGAACCCATAAATTCATAAGAATGGAAAGTATTAGATAAGAAGCTATT containing:
- a CDS encoding iron ABC transporter permease, translated to MKQQLKKNYNGLIDYILILSLILSIFIFIAMPFFYVFKESLVINGHLSFELFEDVFKNHLHLLKNSLSVGLYTTVLTAIAGISTALFSYMMPKKIKRLIFLILAVTMISPPFVTALSYINLFGRRGLVSYYLLGISKSPYGITGIVLMQSLSNFSLAALILIGFLNNLDRSQLDSARNLGAKTNRLIIDIILPFLFPAIKSVMLLTFLRSLSDFGTPAIIGGSFNVLATESYFAVIAQGNLGKASAINVLLLIPAIIIFILYQKSFKNISISSHGTATSEIEIKRQGILFYLISIIAVFFLLWISIQYSSIILSAFTKMKKGKMIFTFANILETRDHITSTVIRSIVYSLIAAGGGSIIGLLIAYYKQIRKIKIMQAVDFAATLPYIIPGTFFGLGYLLAFNSKPLMLTGTAAIVVLNILFKQLPFSTKIGNAAMEEINIDTLNSIRDLGGKKINEITDAVIPLSKNALGVSFINGFTTTMTTIGSIIFLVYPSQKVLTLVMFDVIQSGYYEIGSVIALLIIIICLIVNLIYFLVLKKK
- a CDS encoding ABC transporter ATP-binding protein; the protein is MYLELKNLTKTYKEKNAVKNISFNLEKGKLLCLLGPSGCGKSTVLKSIGGFLKPDSGKIILDGKEITNELPENRNVSTVFQSYGLFPHMNVLSNIIYGLKFKKIPKSERIEAGMKMIKTMGLSGYEKKHISELSGGEQQRVALARSLIIKPKLLLLDEPLSNLDAKLRINMRKEIKQIQKEFNITTIFVTHDQSEAFEIADKIILMNNGEIIQEGTAEALYNQPANDFALDFIGTNNKIENSYIRPEKIRVFKSLPEGDDTENFEEAQITNIIFKGEIIELFLKNKEKELKAVVLNNDCNYQKDERVYISYIKENLN
- a CDS encoding glycosyltransferase family 4 protein — its product is MKILHCLAQLPMKTGSGVYFSTLVEGMIKKGHKNAVLYGTQLPFAEKTFNESLPDNLQGRVKEYPVKFLSGYEQEEKTFNEDLPFPIAGMSDIMPYTSTVYSEMSEEMYQKWISVFEKNLLRIREEFNPDVIISHHLFILTSLVKKIFPGKKIIGISHGTDIRQIKKNPWIKTQYIQNLDKLDLYFTVSPKDIAEVQNIFSANPEKIKLAGGGFNPDIFNDKDRHVFDGTFRLCYAGKISDSKGVFELAKPLPLILKKYPDTELTLVGNATEEQKAVLLKNAGYSENLKIVNASSQICMCKILKQNDIFILPSYYEALGLVAVEALACGLFTVTTEIEGLINLLGEKINTSGLIEFVKLPRIYDVDKAYEEDKPAFVEALTEKIMLQMERLKSQKDFYSPLAEEIKKHSWDSIIDRIEKMITAI
- a CDS encoding S9 family peptidase; this encodes MKRKRKLILWIAALVLLIFFIVPMGIAYFMYKDIFSERYTTASHMKRQIEEFKGLKLKQYFFTSNKGQKLTAYKYYKEDSNYKGLIIIAHGLGGGGHNSYMDVADYLAGSGYLIFSYDATGNDESEGSGAGGLPQGIIDLDYAIRFVKENEEFKNLPIMLFGHSWGGYSVGSVLNVHKDIAAVVMAAGFNSSISIIRDRGADFIGKWINFFIPYFSLIEKIKFGRYAKYSCINGFENSNTKIMLIHSSDDDSVSFENNYKEFYKKFKDNSRFTFIDYNNRGHNYLYYTDEARAYGKKLNEDFKVFKNTLQVELTSEIRSDYFKEHLDKKRFFEIDKKLMEKIVTFYDENSTAELLNKYNRADRDKKNKQAVDAVFKFIYKKSLAENDIKELSKKEIDPDNLGFNISKISFSKNGVDVRFNIDYFLYKNAGYKVNITIENFVKERLSGLFKKYKNIETEFNNFFIHDPMNNSYSYTFVDNNIEKKYLYEKNILVGKPNKIKLPEDYQKDYNALFYPEDNIPYGYNIGITNEIPYGRKAMGHLLELKDSKIFENILIGENPAGRMYAAEALLKISKNIATIKKINKVFAILKKDNITYLSCAGCIVKPKIYELLQEN
- a CDS encoding C69 family dipeptidase, which encodes MKKALIFIVLLMLVKTSPLFACTGFVAGKNATADGSRIIARTEDLEGAKNKLFKVYPRKENKETIIFEDPSGFKMELPKISYKYTAICDADQGGGIYDAAGFNEYGLAMSATVSANPGASAQKYDPLVSGGISEASITTVVLPYAKTAREAVERTASIIDKYGSAEGNILFFADDKEIWYMEILSGHQYAAVKVPDDSYAVIPNHFLLGYVDVNSPDVIASRNLISLPQQKGFYEEYEGKFHVALTYADEIGDYERDRIWGGQNKLSPSKKVEHGQDVFSLWRKPDKKITIKDVMELQRYRYEGTELDANVEDDIRPIGDPTSMECHILQLKPNLPKAVGGIIWLAMANAEHSVYLPFHGNINDTISSYKVDDGEFNPDSFYWTMRAINVFSALDREKFGKNIRKLWSSYEDKLIKEQYKKDKELTRTYQKSGAKAASEYATRIGNETASEIFEKAKKVYKELLTYMAADEGNKREEYFKPSFK
- the murD gene encoding UDP-N-acetylmuramoyl-L-alanine--D-glutamate ligase produces the protein MQISLENIKNKKVTVMGLGLNGGGVAAARFFARYGAEVTVTDLKTSEELRPSIEKLSSFTNIRFVLGEHRIEDFKESDLVIKNPGVKLEGNVFLEAAKQVESDISVFLALSKAPVLAVTGSKGKSSTVSALYYGLKKLGYNAFLGGNITVSPLSFFEETSKDTPVVLELSSWQLADLKTKGLLKPKAAIITPIMPDHLNWYGTMEKYVADKKIIYENMDEADYLICNFDDGWGKIFAEETRANVFWYSEKNLPEECRGVFFNNRQEGVCNLNDEERLLLSKDAKVPGLKLKQNVLNAGLALLLYQKFHQAENLKEKKNKDQAEIIRKFMDEYSGIEHRLEFFYEKNGIKFYNDTAATIPEASAAAIEAFDKPPILICGGTNKNLNFIPLAEKAKLTKSIYLLAGTGTDLLIPLLKEKSVEYKGPFDGLDSLLLSLKENLEAGDIVILSPGAASFGMFKNEFDRGNKFKEKVKEIFC